The genomic interval GCTAAAGTATTTATATGGAGGCGGGCCGctatcagtcactcactcccAGCCCAAACCATTCACGTAAACGGGGGCTGCGCTTCTACCAGACCCCCTCTTTATCTGTGTAAATATTTGAGACGGAGTCTCATTGCTCGGAACAtctgtgtgtgaagtgtttgaGTTAACTTCTCATCATCATGAACTTGTTTTCAGTGCTCCACTGTGTGGTGCTCATCTCGCTGTGTGGAACTCTTGCAAAGCACCAAGCCAACGGTAAGTCTgagagattgtttttttttttcaacacaaaAAAGTTTCTCTCAAGTATAATGTAAGCCTTCGATTCATCTATCTGATTTGTAGCAGACTCATAACTaaaatataactaaaaatataaatgtactgagagacagacaaaccgTCAGGTGCAAGGGAAAAAGGTGCAAAAAACTTAACTCTGAAGATGTTCATTTGAGaaatacagtgtgtatgtaacaACTTAAATAAGATGACTCTGAAGCATAGCAAGAGTTACATAAAACAactacaattaattttttttatttaaaaaataataataaataatatatatatatatatatatatatatatatatatatatatatatatatatatatatatatatatatatagtatataatttgCTAGAGTTTTTACAAGGTTGTATAAGGTTTATTGGCTTATATTTGATGTGTACTTGTGAGGGAATTTTCTTACTATAACCTCATTTGTGTAATTCTAAATAacagaattttaaataatttgttatgAATCCAAATGCATTATTTGTAGGACATGACTTGGATATGTGTTGCGGTGTAATACTAGCAGTATGTACTGGTGTTAGTGTTAGTACTGGTATACATCTGTTTTGCAATTTATCTACACACATCCAAAATATTTGGCAAAcgcaataaaaaatgttttaaaagacgTTTGCCAAGACCTTTCAGGACTCCAGAGCTGATCTGAAGAAGGCAGAGTTATTATCAGAAAGAATACGCAAAGACTGACCAAGCAATCACACAGTTCTATCAGATAGAACTGTTGCTCAAAGGATACAAAAGATGTAGAAAGCATTTATGAAAGCGCACGGATGCACATATAAGTTATTAGAGAATATTTCTGTCAAATTCAGAATGGGAAATGTAAACATCTGTCCTGATGTTTTTTACTGTCTTTATCCAAACATGTGATCATCTGTTTTACATTTTGTCATAGGGTTgttcaaatgttaaaaaaggtTATGTTATATATATCGTAATATTGCCAATgatgaattctctctctctctctctctctctctctctctctctctctctctctctctctcgctttctatttctctctctttgtgtctgtataCAGCGGGCATGTGCTGGCTGCAGCAAGGCCAAGAGCAGCGTTGTGACATGGTGCTGATGCGCGGTGTGAGCAGGGAGGAGTGCTGTGCTGGAGGACGTCTGGACACAGCCTGGTCCAACAGCAGCCTGCCTATCAACGAGGTCAGTCTGCTGGGCTTCCTGGGCATTGTGTCCTGCAAACCGTGCAAAGGTAGGTCCTAAAACGTTTCATGTAAATCCATGAAATGGTGTTATTCTTTTGAGTATGTGACCTTGCTTGCTCTGATTTCTCACCTGCTgtctaaatttacatttattcaattggtatacattttatttttattccaaagTGATTTAAACctgagagagatacagataaATGCCTGATCATTGCAGCATTCCGTGCAAGTCAATAGCACCTAAGTTTGTTTAAAGTGATTGTGGTTAAAGAATGCAACATATTTTCAACTACACTTAAAGGCATCATCTAAATAAGTCCCAATAAGCTTTGCAATAATACATGAACCAGACTGTTCAAAGGGAAATTTGCTCTTCATCCAAACTGTGTAtgaacagtgtgtatgtgtggctcTGTGAGCAGTAAGTGTTTCGGAGGTCATTGTGGATCAAGGTGCTCTAGTGAAGGCAGAAAGAAGAAATTGGAAAGAGGATAAGCATTTCATCCTCAGACACGCAAATCTGGGCCTGATGACTGGGTTCTTTAAACTTTGTTCCTgctcacatttttaaaaagctttgtaTGGTTTTAAGCCAGATGTTCTGTCTAACTCCATCCAGCTGTTTGAGTACAGTCCACTATTGTAAGACTTTGCCAGGTATGCAGGTTACTCAAGACATTGTAAGTAAGTAATTTCTTCACTGATTATCAAGATACCAAGATGGTCTGCAGTTTCATACCAGGTATAAATCTTTAGAAAATTTATCAAGTTTTTTTGATATTATGCATCTTGCTATCAAGCCCATGCTAAAGATCAACAGGTGTCAAACTGCAACTGTACATGTACTGAACATGGGGTGAATAGAATGCTTTCGATACAATAAAGGTTCTTTTTTCAGCCCTTCCCTCTCCTTTTCACTCTTTCCGAGTGCTTATTGGAAAGCAGGCTTGTTTTGCCTTCCTTCCGCAGAAATGACCGAATTCCAGCTCACCACAGAGAGAAATGGCTGCCACATGCTCATGAGGTCTGGTCCTCATAAGCCGAGAACACAATCAGTGCCATTAGAtacgtccaaaaaaaaaaaaaaaaagcaaaggggaaaaaaaaagttgattttATTATCTGTTCCAGAATTCTTCCCTTCCATTCCCATAAAAGTGTATGGACTACTGGACCTTTTCTTCTATCTATTCCAGATGGCCCAGCTCATACTTTCTGTCTAACTTAATTTGTATTCTTCCTTACATTACAGTGTTAGAGGTGATCATTGGAGCATCCAATTCCTGAATGGTTGCCTAACCTAACTGAAATCATGCCTAAAACAAAGCAGAGAAGGAATGTTGGGATTTCCAGAGTAGGCAGCTGTATCTGGTCTTGCTGTATATGGTTTAGTGGCTCCTCACTAAAGACTATATTAAAGAGGCTTTTTGATGACCAAGCAGTTCAAGACCTTGGCATGCATCAATATTCACTTCACAGAGGACATGAGTGAGATTATTAGATGTTGATCTGTTGCTACATTGGTACATTATTCCAGCTATATGCACTGCAGTGACAGTAACTGTGCTGTGATGAGATTAAAGTGATGTGATCAGGGGGgattcattatttttgttgaatgGTTTTAACTATAGATATTTTGATGAATAGACATTGACACAATGCAGCTTTTCAGAAATCTGGATGTGGATTTGGATGGCTATTGGGTAATCCAGCAGCAACATGAGTATGAAACCCTCTGGataatgggattataaatcattacaatcctcaaaaagaaagaagattAATAGCAAACTAAAATATGTATGAACGAATATATTGGAAATAAGGGTTTTTCGTTgagtctttatgattacaggaGCATATCAATGGCAAATATTCATGGAGTCAAGGTGGACTTATCTATAGCAGTACTATATTGCAATAGTCATGCTGACGAAGAGGTGTTTTTGAGTTCTAGATGCTTTAATATTGTAGGAAATGCTAAGAATGGATTTGTTAAACACCTACTTTAATACCCTGTTTCTCATAGAGACATGTGAAGGAGTGAAGTGCGGCTCAGGGAAGGTGTGTAGGATGAAGGGTGGACGTCCTCAGTGCATCTGCTCACCAGATTGTTCCAACATCTCCAGAAAGCACGCCATCTGTGGGAGTGATGGCAACACATATAAAGATGAGTGTGCCCTCCTGATGGCCCGCTGCAGAGGCCACCTTGACCTCGAGATAATGTACCAAGGAGAGTGCAAAAGTGAGTTGTTTTGAACCTTTCCCATTGGTTATGAAGTAGAGAATGAATTGTCTGTAAGAAACTAAACTCAGGACGCCTAACATTTGTTTTCAGAGTCGTGCTCCAATGTTGTATGCCCTGGCACCCACACCTGCGTGACGGACCAGACCAACAGTGCCCACTGTGTGATGTGCCGCACGACTCAGTGCCCAATTCCCCTGCTCGGTGGTCAGACCATCTGTGGCAACGATAACATCACCTACGCAAGTGCCTGCCATTTACGTCGTGCAACCTGCTTCTTCGGCCGCTCCATAGGAGTGCGCAATTACGGCCACTGCAGGAGTAAGGACTAAACACCTGTGGATTAAACACCTTCCATATACGGTAGAGCAGATCATATTGGGGGCGCAAAGATGTTTAAAATCAAGGTTTTCTAAATACAAAGAGTAAAATTTCTTAGGAAAcagatttgtgttgtgtttttattggatAAACTACTGGATCATAACAGCAAACCTCTAATGTCAGAAAAAACATTCTAGAAGTTTCctgaaacaaataaattcatacTTGGATTGTGCTTAAATTCGTCATACTCTTCCACCTCTGGGTCTTCAGTCTATATCAAAAACAGAGCAGCTTGAGACAGAGTAGCTTGAGGTCTTTCTTTTGTGCATGGTTTTAATCCAACAATTGTCATTACAGTAATAATCCGTGTtccatttttttgttgtctttcaGGTGAAGAAGGTAGTGAGGAGAATTCGCTCTTTTAGGGAGCTTGGCTTTGCATGAGACCAGCTTGTACATCTGATGACAGCACAGTTTATGTGAGTGACTTGTAACCTCCCGACAGAGTCATCCGTTCTGTTAAATGAAGCGCTAGATGCATGCAGTACATACTTCAAGAGAAATGTGcacctctcttgctctctgttaTGGTATTATAACATATGAAAGATTTGAAGATATAAATTTGGTCATGACTATGTGCATATTGTAAATACATTACTGCTATTATTTATTGGAGACTGGAACGGTTTCTCCAaacgtttattttttatttatagttccTTTTGTTTGCGCTGCATATTCCCAGATCCATTGCTTTCAAAttgatatttattatgttttcatGTACAGACCAGTTAGAGTATAATAGCTCATGTATAAATGCAGACAGTTTAAttcaatgaaatgcaatgccttGCTATATGACCAACTCCGAAGataaatgacattaaagcattgttt from Tachysurus vachellii isolate PV-2020 chromosome 1, HZAU_Pvac_v1, whole genome shotgun sequence carries:
- the fstl3 gene encoding follistatin-related protein 3 isoform X1; protein product: MNLFSVLHCVVLISLCGTLAKHQANAGMCWLQQGQEQRCDMVLMRGVSREECCAGGRLDTAWSNSSLPINEVSLLGFLGIVSCKPCKETCEGVKCGSGKVCRMKGGRPQCICSPDCSNISRKHAICGSDGNTYKDECALLMARCRGHLDLEIMYQGECKKSCSNVVCPGTHTCVTDQTNSAHCVMCRTTQCPIPLLGGQTICGNDNITYASACHLRRATCFFGRSIGVRNYGHCRSEEGSEENSLF
- the fstl3 gene encoding follistatin-related protein 3 isoform X2; translation: MNLFSVLHCVVLISLCGTLAKHQANAGMCWLQQGQEQRCDMVLMRGVSREECCAGGRLDTAWSNSSLPINEVSLLGFLGIVSCKPCKETCEGVKCGSGKVCRMKGGRPQCICSPDCSNISRKHAICGSDGNTYKDECALLMARCRGHLDLEIMYQGECKKSCSNVVCPGTHTCVTDQTNSAHCVMCRTTQCPIPLLGGQTICGNDNITYASACHLRRATCFFGRSIGVRNYGHCRSKD